The proteins below come from a single Streptomyces spongiicola genomic window:
- a CDS encoding LysR family transcriptional regulator, protein MFDSRYIRTFHEVVRTGSYSAAARSLGYTQPAVSQQMKALERDVGTPLFTRIGRGIRLTEAGEALTRHTGTILDSLAAAQQQIDAITRLRAGRVRVSAFPSACATLIPEMMASVAAEHPGIRIELTESEPPESLRLVARGNCDIALSFSYPGHTAEVPEELAAEPLLEDPLTVLLPSGHPLARRRAVRLADLAGERWIAGCLRCRANFLHACAEEGFAPDIACTTDDNLVMQSLVASGVGIAMVPQLVLSFLCHGKVTGRIVEPHTRRRVGAYVLREQLRVPAVALVLDRLVAVAQRRIGC, encoded by the coding sequence GTGTTCGATTCCCGGTACATCAGGACTTTCCACGAGGTGGTCAGGACCGGCTCGTACTCGGCAGCCGCCCGATCGCTCGGCTACACCCAGCCCGCAGTCAGCCAGCAGATGAAGGCGCTGGAGCGGGACGTCGGCACTCCCCTGTTCACCCGGATCGGCCGCGGCATCAGGCTCACGGAGGCCGGAGAGGCGCTGACCCGGCACACGGGCACGATCCTCGACAGCCTCGCGGCGGCGCAGCAGCAGATCGACGCCATCACCCGACTGCGCGCCGGAAGGGTTCGTGTGAGCGCGTTCCCCAGCGCCTGTGCGACCCTCATCCCGGAGATGATGGCCTCCGTCGCGGCCGAGCATCCGGGCATCCGTATCGAGCTGACCGAGAGCGAACCACCGGAGTCCCTGAGGCTGGTCGCCCGGGGCAACTGCGACATCGCCCTGTCCTTCAGCTACCCGGGCCACACCGCCGAAGTCCCGGAAGAGCTGGCCGCCGAGCCGCTGCTGGAGGATCCCCTCACGGTGCTGCTGCCGTCCGGGCACCCGCTGGCGAGGCGGCGGGCCGTGCGGCTGGCGGATCTCGCCGGCGAGCGCTGGATAGCGGGGTGCCTGCGCTGCCGGGCCAACTTCCTGCACGCCTGTGCGGAGGAGGGCTTCGCCCCGGACATCGCCTGCACCACCGACGACAACCTGGTCATGCAGAGCCTCGTGGCGTCGGGGGTGGGCATCGCCATGGTGCCGCAACTCGTGCTGTCGTTCCTGTGCCACGGCAAGGTCACGGGGCGGATCGTGGAACCGCACACCCGCCGCCGGGTCGGCGCGTATGTGCTCCGGGAGCAGTTGCGCGTCCCCGCCGTCGCACTGGTGCTGGACCGGCTCGTCGCGGTGGCCCAGCGCCGGATCGGCTGCTGA